The genomic segment TGATGGAAGGAGAGGTCACAGTCGCTCTCCTGGCTTCGGGAATCCTGCCGTTGCCGAGCGCCACCGCCGCCGCTGCTGCATCCTCGAGCGTTGCGGCAGGGTAAATATTCTCGCGTCTCACTCGATCGGGATCGGCACCAAGAAAATTGACGACCACCGGCTTGCCTGCGCCGCTGGCTGCCCCCAGTACCTTGCTGACTACTTCTGGTGACGGAGGTTTAGAAATGAGCACAATGACGGAGGTGGAGGGATCGGCTGCCAGTGCCTTCAGGCCCTGAAGCATGGACATACCGCCGACATCGCGGTGCAGATCGTGTCCGCCCGTTCCGATCGCCTGCGAGATGCCACTGCCCCATCGGTCGACCAGGCAGGTCACCTGTTGGAGACCAGTGCCAGATGCGGCGACGACACCGATGACTCCGCGACGCACCACATTCGCGAACGCAAGCGGGATGCCATTGATAATGGCGGTTCCGCAGTCCGGGCCCATGACAATGAGATCACGCTCCTGGGCGAACTGTTTGAGTGCGATTTCGTCCTTAAGCTCGACGTTGTCGCTGAAGAGCATGACATTGAGGCCGAGACTCAAGGCCTTGAAGGCCTCCGCCGCGGCGTACTCGCCCGGCGTGGAGATCAAAACGAGGTTTGCGCCGACGAGGTTCCCAAGCCCCATCTCGATGCTGCGCGGAGACATGCCGCGTGATTGTTCATTGCCGGTCGACGAAGGGGAAGGTTGCTTCAGCGCGGATTCTGCCGCAGTAAGCGCCGATTCAAGTGCCTCGGCATTTCCTTGAAGAGCGATCAACAAGT from the Nitrospira sp. genome contains:
- the fdrA gene encoding acyl-CoA synthetase FdrA gives rise to the protein MARATKIIRNFYRDSVSLMQLSSTITKLPGVEQASAIMASPNNVTLLVEAGLLAEPVEAGANDLLIALQGNAEALESALTAAESALKQPSPSSTGNEQSRGMSPRSIEMGLGNLVGANLVLISTPGEYAAAEAFKALSLGLNVMLFSDNVELKDEIALKQFAQERDLIVMGPDCGTAIINGIPLAFANVVRRGVIGVVAASGTGLQQVTCLVDRWGSGISQAIGTGGHDLHRDVGGMSMLQGLKALAADPSTSVIVLISKPPSPEVVSKVLGAASGAGKPVVVNFLGADPDRVRRENIYPAATLEDAAAAAVALGNGRIPEARRATVTSPSITPLGPQQRYIRGLYSGGTFCYEASLLLKKELGQINSNTPVEPEDRLSDVWTSRKHTVIDLGDDLFTRGRPHPMIDHRLRNERLIKEASEPEVAVILLDVVLGYGSHPDPAAEMVPAIQKARDLATKAGRHLAVIGFVCGTAADPQDLSKQEAAFREAGVILAESNAQAVRMAASVVQKASVVGGRL